The Porphyrobacter sp. HT-58-2 genome has a window encoding:
- the mnmG gene encoding tRNA uridine-5-carboxymethylaminomethyl(34) synthesis enzyme MnmG: protein MHSFDVLVIGGGHAGVEAACAAARMGARTALVSFDLDAIGSMSCNPAIGGLGKGHLVREVDALDGVLGRAADAGAIHYRMLNRSKGSAVWGPRVQADRVRFKAAVQAMVRAQASLTLVQGEAAALRLEAGCVTGLELADGTMFHVKHIVLCTGTFLGGVLFRGEERFEGGRIGENAAKRLAAQLRGADLPMARLKTGTPPRLDGRTINWAVLEEQPSDGEAWTMSPLTPARINPQVFCAITRTTQAGHDAIRANLHRSPLFSGAIAAAGPRYCPSIEDKIHRFGDREGHQVFLEPEGLTTHLVYPNGISTSLPVDVQEQVVRTMPGCERVEIVQPGYAVEYDHIDPRALTPDLQVRAIPGLYCAGQINGTTGYEEAAAQGLVAGLEAAAAALGKQAPPLDRANSYIAVMVDDLTLQGVSEPYRMLTARAEYRLRLRANNAATRLTGLGIDAGCIGEERRRWWERREEVREMFHVKHSEKVHARELADLGLPVRRDHGEKPLADWLRYDGVTPEALAPWLGEVTALDPLLAEEMAEDAAYAPYLARQDAELRDLRASEALPLPVDFPYADVPGLSNEMVERLTKAAPGTLAAAGRVPGVTPAALSALLVHARRRQAA, encoded by the coding sequence ATGCATTCCTTCGATGTCCTTGTCATCGGCGGCGGTCACGCCGGGGTGGAGGCTGCCTGCGCGGCGGCCCGGATGGGTGCGCGCACCGCGCTGGTGAGCTTCGACCTCGATGCCATCGGTTCGATGAGTTGCAATCCTGCCATCGGGGGACTTGGCAAGGGCCATCTGGTGCGCGAGGTCGATGCTCTCGATGGCGTTCTCGGCCGTGCCGCTGACGCTGGTGCAATTCACTACCGCATGCTCAACCGCTCGAAGGGCAGCGCCGTCTGGGGCCCGCGGGTGCAGGCCGACCGCGTGCGGTTCAAGGCGGCGGTGCAGGCCATGGTGCGGGCGCAGGCCAGCCTCACGCTGGTGCAGGGTGAGGCTGCGGCACTTCGGCTTGAAGCTGGGTGTGTCACCGGGCTTGAGTTGGCCGACGGCACAATGTTTCACGTGAAACATATCGTCCTGTGCACTGGCACCTTCCTCGGCGGCGTATTGTTCCGCGGCGAGGAGCGTTTCGAGGGCGGACGCATCGGTGAGAATGCGGCCAAGCGCCTCGCTGCTCAGTTGCGTGGGGCTGACCTGCCGATGGCCCGGCTCAAGACTGGCACACCCCCGCGACTGGACGGTCGGACGATCAACTGGGCGGTTCTGGAGGAACAGCCTTCGGACGGTGAGGCCTGGACCATGTCGCCGCTCACGCCCGCCCGCATTAACCCGCAGGTGTTCTGCGCCATCACCCGCACCACACAGGCGGGCCATGATGCGATCCGCGCCAACCTTCACCGCTCGCCGCTGTTCTCTGGCGCGATTGCGGCGGCGGGACCGCGTTATTGTCCGTCGATCGAAGACAAGATTCACCGCTTTGGCGACCGGGAGGGGCATCAGGTGTTCCTCGAACCAGAAGGGCTGACTACCCATCTGGTCTATCCCAATGGCATCAGCACCTCGCTGCCGGTGGATGTGCAGGAGCAGGTGGTCCGAACCATGCCGGGGTGCGAGCGGGTGGAGATCGTGCAGCCGGGCTATGCGGTTGAGTATGATCACATCGATCCGCGCGCCCTGACGCCGGATTTGCAGGTCCGCGCGATCCCCGGCCTTTATTGTGCGGGCCAGATCAACGGGACCACCGGTTACGAGGAGGCCGCTGCACAGGGCCTTGTTGCCGGGCTGGAGGCCGCCGCTGCGGCGCTTGGCAAGCAGGCTCCGCCGCTCGACCGTGCCAATAGTTACATCGCTGTGATGGTTGACGATTTGACGCTCCAAGGCGTTTCGGAGCCTTACCGCATGCTTACTGCCCGCGCTGAATATCGCCTGCGTCTGCGCGCCAACAACGCTGCAACCCGCCTGACGGGGCTGGGTATCGATGCTGGGTGCATCGGCGAGGAACGTCGCCGCTGGTGGGAACGTCGTGAAGAAGTGCGCGAAATGTTTCACGTGAAACATTCCGAGAAGGTCCATGCCCGCGAACTCGCCGATCTCGGTCTGCCGGTGCGGCGCGATCACGGAGAGAAGCCGCTCGCGGACTGGCTGCGCTACGATGGTGTGACGCCTGAGGCGCTCGCGCCCTGGTTAGGCGAGGTGACTGCGCTCGACCCACTGCTTGCCGAGGAAATGGCCGAGGATGCCGCCTATGCGCCTTACCTCGCACGGCAGGATGCCGAGTTGCGCGATCTTCGCGCGAGCGAGGCGCTGCCGCTGCCGGTGGACTTTCCCTACGCGGACGTGCCGGGGCTATCGAACGAAATGGTCGAGCGCCTGACCAAGGCCGCGCCGGGGACCCTCGCCGCAGCGGGACGGGTACCGGGGGTGACGCCGGCTGCGCTCTCGGCACTGCTGGTCCATGCTCGTCGTCGGCAGGCAGCATGA
- the mnmE gene encoding tRNA uridine-5-carboxymethylaminomethyl(34) synthesis GTPase MnmE, producing MTNGPTIFALSSGAPPAGVGVIRVSGSRASAALRALAGRVPQPRRASLARLRGADGALLDEALVLWFPGPNTATGEDLAEFHCHGGRAVIAAVEAALAGLPDTRSAEPGEFTRRAFANGRIDLAEAEGLGDLLCAETELQRAAALANAGGALSRQVEGWRERVLGLSAEVEGVLDFSDEEDSADLPECFTWNIAALAGELREWLARPRSERLGEGFRVVLAGPPNAGKSTLFNALVESEAAITSPIAGTTRDVIERAVAIGGVPFTFVDTAGLRETAQADEIEAIGIDRAKDELVRADVVLWLGPEGGGPDRAWEIAPQADREDFAPKASARFALSARTGEGVAALKTALVEAARDALPKPGEAALNARQHARLTEAAEALEAARTLSDPLLVAEELRRARLAFDRLIGRATTEDMLDTLFGRFCIGK from the coding sequence GTGACCAACGGGCCGACCATCTTCGCGCTTTCCAGCGGCGCGCCGCCAGCTGGGGTGGGGGTGATCCGCGTGTCCGGCTCGCGGGCGAGTGCGGCGTTGCGGGCGCTGGCCGGACGCGTCCCGCAACCGCGCCGCGCGTCACTGGCAAGATTGCGGGGTGCTGACGGGGCGCTGCTGGATGAGGCGCTGGTGCTGTGGTTCCCCGGCCCGAACACCGCGACTGGTGAGGATCTGGCCGAATTTCACTGCCACGGTGGGCGCGCGGTGATCGCGGCGGTGGAGGCGGCGCTGGCGGGGCTCCCCGATACCCGCTCTGCCGAACCGGGCGAGTTCACCCGCCGCGCCTTTGCCAATGGCCGCATCGATCTGGCCGAAGCGGAGGGCCTGGGCGATCTGCTTTGCGCCGAGACGGAATTGCAACGCGCTGCCGCGCTCGCCAATGCCGGGGGCGCCTTGTCACGGCAGGTTGAGGGTTGGCGTGAGCGGGTGCTGGGCCTTTCCGCGGAGGTCGAAGGCGTGCTCGATTTCTCGGACGAGGAAGACTCCGCCGATCTTCCCGAATGTTTCACGTGGAACATTGCCGCGCTGGCGGGAGAGTTGCGGGAATGGCTTGCTCGACCGCGTTCGGAACGCTTGGGGGAGGGCTTCCGCGTTGTGCTCGCCGGGCCACCCAATGCCGGCAAATCAACCCTGTTCAATGCGCTGGTCGAAAGCGAGGCGGCGATCACTTCGCCGATCGCTGGGACCACCCGTGACGTGATTGAGCGCGCGGTTGCCATCGGCGGAGTGCCGTTCACTTTCGTCGATACGGCGGGCCTGAGGGAGACGGCGCAGGCGGATGAAATCGAGGCCATCGGGATCGATCGGGCCAAGGACGAACTCGTACGGGCCGATGTGGTGCTGTGGCTGGGGCCTGAAGGGGGTGGGCCGGACCGCGCTTGGGAGATTGCCCCGCAGGCCGACCGCGAGGATTTTGCTCCGAAGGCCTCCGCCCGCTTTGCCCTGTCGGCAAGGACGGGCGAGGGGGTTGCTGCGTTGAAGACGGCGCTGGTCGAAGCCGCACGCGATGCGCTCCCCAAGCCGGGGGAAGCAGCGCTCAACGCCCGCCAGCACGCGCGGCTGACCGAGGCCGCCGAGGCACTTGAAGCGGCGCGCACACTCTCAGACCCACTGTTGGTAGCGGAAGAACTGCGCCGCGCGCGTCTTGCCTTTGACCGGCTGATCGGACGCGCGACGACCGAGGACATGCTCGACACCCTGTTTGGCCGCTTCTGCATCGGAAAGTGA
- a CDS encoding DUF6489 family protein translates to MKITIEVDCTPEEARSFLGLPDVSAANNVYVENITKAMQGVSSPDQLQQYAAALAPMGQMGLKLFQNFVESGMKAASGSKSSD, encoded by the coding sequence ATGAAGATCACCATCGAGGTCGATTGCACCCCTGAAGAGGCTCGCAGCTTTCTCGGGCTGCCCGATGTGAGCGCGGCGAATAATGTCTATGTCGAGAACATCACCAAGGCGATGCAGGGTGTGTCCAGCCCGGATCAGTTGCAGCAATATGCGGCCGCGCTTGCGCCGATGGGGCAAATGGGGCTGAAGCTGTTCCAGAACTTTGTAGAGAGCGGGATGAAGGCTGCGTCGGGATCCAAGTCTTCCGATTGA
- a CDS encoding dienelactone hydrolase family protein: MSLNETIPTLEGNASFGAYVARPEGSPRGAIIVIQEIFGVNPGIRQKCDKLAAEGWLAIAPDLFWRLQPETSLDPDVESEFQTALDLMGKFDQDTGVRDIEATIHHIRQTLGVAKVGCVGYCLGGRLAFMTAARTDIDASVGYYGVGIDGLLGEKHAIANPLMLHIPTEDGFVSRETQAAIHAGLGDHPRVTLYDYEGLDHGFATEHGKRRVEDAANLADSRTAAFFAEHLV; this comes from the coding sequence ATGAGCCTCAACGAAACCATCCCCACCCTTGAAGGCAACGCCAGTTTCGGTGCCTATGTCGCGAGGCCGGAGGGCAGCCCGCGCGGTGCGATTATCGTCATCCAGGAGATTTTCGGGGTAAACCCCGGCATCCGCCAGAAATGCGACAAGCTCGCTGCGGAAGGCTGGCTGGCCATTGCGCCGGATCTGTTCTGGCGGCTGCAACCGGAAACGTCGCTGGATCCTGATGTCGAAAGCGAATTCCAGACCGCCCTCGATCTGATGGGCAAGTTCGATCAGGACACCGGCGTCCGCGACATCGAAGCAACGATCCATCACATCCGCCAGACGCTCGGCGTCGCCAAGGTCGGCTGCGTCGGTTACTGCCTCGGTGGGCGGCTCGCATTCATGACCGCGGCGCGCACCGATATCGACGCGAGTGTGGGCTATTACGGGGTCGGGATCGACGGGTTGCTGGGTGAGAAGCACGCTATCGCCAACCCGCTGATGCTCCATATCCCGACAGAGGATGGATTTGTTTCACGTGAAACACAGGCGGCGATCCATGCGGGTCTTGGCGATCATCCGCGCGTGACCCTGTACGATTACGAAGGCCTCGACCACGGCTTCGCGACCGAACATGGCAAGCGGCGGGTTGAGGATGCTGCCAACCTCGCCGACAGTCGCACAGCTGCTTTCTTCGCGGAGCATCTGGTGTGA
- a CDS encoding nuclear transport factor 2 family protein: MESGSDPALLSELLADDAVFHSPVVHTPQVGKPIVMAYLVAASHTLGNDSFHYVRELVDGDEMMLEFVTEMDGITVNGVDIIRFNDDGKISDFKVMVRPLKAINKVWEMMAAQLGAAKA; encoded by the coding sequence ATGGAAAGCGGGAGCGATCCCGCCTTGCTGTCGGAACTGCTGGCCGATGATGCAGTCTTCCATTCGCCCGTCGTGCACACCCCGCAGGTGGGGAAGCCCATCGTGATGGCCTATCTCGTCGCTGCCAGCCATACGCTGGGGAACGACAGCTTCCACTATGTCCGGGAACTTGTGGACGGGGACGAGATGATGCTTGAATTCGTCACCGAGATGGACGGGATCACGGTCAACGGAGTCGATATCATTCGCTTCAACGATGACGGAAAGATAAGCGATTTCAAGGTTATGGTTCGGCCGCTGAAAGCGATCAACAAGGTCTGGGAGATGATGGCGGCGCAGCTGGGCGCGGCCAAGGCCTAG
- a CDS encoding BLUF domain-containing protein, with product MLSQYLYISTAPTLPREEVDAILAASARNNPARGITGLLLFNGRNFLQLLEGEQGEVAALMDTITADPRHSGVSVLDKRGILERTCPDWAMKRVMIAESIDSRREMLERDLPQGLDPEVRKMIVNFAVLN from the coding sequence GTGCTAAGCCAGTATCTCTACATCAGCACCGCGCCGACCTTGCCGCGCGAGGAAGTCGACGCGATCCTTGCCGCCAGTGCGCGCAACAATCCGGCACGGGGTATCACCGGGCTCTTGCTGTTCAATGGCCGCAATTTTCTCCAGCTGCTTGAAGGCGAGCAGGGGGAAGTCGCTGCCTTGATGGACACGATCACAGCGGACCCGCGCCACAGCGGTGTTTCGGTACTCGATAAGCGCGGAATTCTTGAGCGCACCTGTCCCGACTGGGCGATGAAGCGGGTGATGATCGCCGAGAGCATCGACAGCCGTCGCGAGATGCTGGAGCGAGACCTTCCACAAGGCCTTGACCCTGAAGTCCGCAAGATGATCGTCAACTTCGCTGTGCTGAACTAG
- the rho gene encoding transcription termination factor Rho, protein MHLKDLKRKTPAELVAMAEELGVEGASTMRRQDLLFSILRELAEDEEYEEKIMGIGTIEVLQDGFGFLRSPEANYLAGPDDIYVSPNQVRKWGLRTGDTVEGEIRAPRDGERYFALTSLAKVNFDDPDAVRLRTNFDNLTPLYPEQKLNLDTLDPTVKDKSARVIDIIAPQGKGQRALIVAPPRTGKTVLLQNIAKAITDNHPEVFLIVLLVDERPEEVTDMQRSVKGEVISSTFDEPANRHVQVAEMVIEKAKRLVEHKHDVVILLDSITRLGRAYNTVVPSSGKVLTGGVDANALQRPKRFFGAARNIEEGGSLSIIATALIDTGSRMDEVIFEEFKGTGNSEIVLDRKVSDKRIFPALDVGKSGTRKEELLVAKDNLSKMWVLRRILMQMGTVDAMEFLLDKMKDSKTNEDFFATMNQ, encoded by the coding sequence ATGCATCTTAAGGACCTCAAGCGAAAGACCCCGGCCGAACTGGTCGCGATGGCTGAAGAGCTGGGCGTTGAAGGCGCCTCGACCATGCGCCGACAGGACCTGCTGTTCAGCATTCTGCGCGAACTGGCCGAGGACGAGGAATACGAAGAAAAGATCATGGGCATCGGCACCATCGAGGTGCTGCAGGATGGCTTCGGCTTCCTGCGCAGCCCCGAGGCCAATTATCTGGCCGGGCCGGACGATATCTATGTCTCGCCCAATCAGGTCAGGAAGTGGGGCCTGCGCACGGGTGACACCGTCGAGGGCGAAATCCGCGCCCCGCGCGATGGGGAGCGCTATTTTGCGCTGACCAGCCTTGCCAAGGTCAATTTCGACGATCCCGACGCGGTTCGCCTGCGCACCAATTTCGACAACCTGACGCCGCTTTATCCTGAGCAGAAGCTCAACCTCGACACGCTTGATCCGACGGTCAAGGACAAGAGCGCGCGGGTGATCGACATCATCGCCCCGCAGGGCAAGGGTCAGCGCGCCCTGATCGTCGCCCCGCCGCGGACCGGCAAGACGGTGCTGCTCCAGAACATCGCCAAGGCGATCACCGACAATCACCCGGAAGTGTTCCTGATCGTCCTCCTGGTTGACGAACGGCCTGAGGAAGTCACCGATATGCAGCGTTCCGTGAAGGGTGAGGTGATTTCCTCGACCTTCGACGAGCCTGCCAACCGCCACGTGCAAGTCGCTGAAATGGTGATCGAAAAGGCCAAGCGTCTGGTCGAGCACAAGCATGACGTGGTGATCCTGCTCGACTCGATCACGCGTCTCGGCCGTGCCTACAACACTGTGGTTCCGTCTTCGGGCAAGGTGCTGACCGGCGGTGTCGACGCCAATGCGCTCCAGCGGCCCAAGCGGTTCTTCGGCGCGGCGCGCAATATCGAGGAGGGCGGCTCTCTGTCCATCATCGCCACCGCGCTGATCGACACCGGCAGCCGTATGGACGAAGTCATCTTCGAAGAGTTCAAGGGGACCGGTAACTCGGAAATCGTGCTCGATCGCAAGGTTTCCGACAAGCGCATTTTCCCGGCGCTCGATGTCGGCAAGTCCGGCACCCGCAAGGAAGAACTGCTCGTTGCAAAGGACAATCTCAGCAAGATGTGGGTGCTTCGTCGCATCCTGATGCAGATGGGCACCGTAGATGCGATGGAATTCCTGCTCGACAAGATGAAGGACTCCAAGACCAACGAAGACTTCTTCGCTACGATGAATCAGTAG
- a CDS encoding CopD family protein yields MQELLSSIYLFLKSGHVIFMVFWLAGLFMLPRQCIYMLDHEPGSAGEAKWATRMGKLRAIILTPSLIIVWVLGLTMAWSGGWFSDGWLHAKLTLVLGLTGYHGWLVGQTKKMARGARPLTEKQLRMVGEVPGLVLVLVVVLVYLKPF; encoded by the coding sequence ATGCAGGAACTGCTCTCCTCAATCTACCTGTTCCTGAAGTCGGGGCACGTGATCTTCATGGTGTTCTGGCTCGCAGGATTGTTCATGCTGCCGCGTCAGTGCATCTACATGCTCGATCACGAACCGGGCTCAGCGGGGGAGGCCAAATGGGCGACCCGGATGGGCAAGCTGCGGGCGATCATTCTGACGCCGAGCCTCATCATCGTCTGGGTCTTGGGACTGACCATGGCATGGTCGGGCGGCTGGTTTTCGGACGGCTGGCTGCATGCCAAGCTGACCCTCGTGCTCGGGCTGACAGGCTATCACGGCTGGCTGGTGGGCCAGACGAAGAAGATGGCCCGCGGGGCGCGTCCGCTCACTGAAAAGCAGCTGCGGATGGTCGGCGAAGTTCCCGGCCTTGTGCTCGTTCTTGTGGTTGTGCTGGTCTATCTCAAACCCTTCTGA
- the hemE gene encoding uroporphyrinogen decarboxylase, with product MPGPLLDTLKGVRQPVPPVWLMRQAGRYLPEYRELRAEKGGFLELVYDSEAAAEITVQPLRRFGFDGAILFSDILIVPHAMGQGLTFQAGEGPHLAPTLLEVELDSFTPAFERFEPVYETVRLTRQQIGPKVTMLGFAGSPWTVATYMIAGEGSKDQGPARLLAYRDPARLQAIIDAIVDVSVTYLRGQIDAGAEAVQLFDSWAGSLAPDQFEKWVVAPNAAITAKLKESHPDTPVIGFPKGAGAKLPAYARETGVDAVGLDETLDPVWAHQSLPSGMPVQGNFDPLLLEAGGPALAARVKTIIAAFEDRPHVFNLGHGIGQFTPIAHVEELLAALRG from the coding sequence ATGCCCGGTCCGCTTCTCGATACGCTCAAAGGTGTCCGCCAGCCCGTCCCGCCCGTGTGGCTGATGCGACAGGCAGGACGCTATCTCCCGGAATATCGTGAGCTGCGGGCCGAAAAAGGCGGGTTCCTCGAACTGGTCTATGACAGTGAGGCTGCAGCAGAAATCACAGTCCAGCCGCTGCGGCGTTTCGGGTTCGACGGGGCGATCCTGTTCTCCGACATCCTGATCGTGCCGCACGCGATGGGGCAGGGACTGACCTTCCAGGCAGGGGAAGGCCCGCATCTTGCGCCGACCCTGCTCGAAGTAGAGCTCGACAGCTTCACCCCGGCTTTCGAGCGGTTCGAGCCGGTGTACGAAACCGTGCGTCTCACCCGCCAGCAGATCGGCCCCAAGGTAACGATGCTGGGCTTTGCGGGAAGCCCCTGGACGGTCGCGACCTACATGATCGCGGGCGAGGGTTCCAAGGATCAGGGCCCGGCGCGGTTGCTCGCCTATCGCGATCCGGCGCGGCTTCAGGCGATTATCGACGCGATTGTCGATGTCTCGGTCACCTACCTGCGCGGTCAGATCGATGCCGGTGCCGAGGCGGTGCAGCTTTTCGACAGCTGGGCGGGGAGCCTTGCGCCTGACCAGTTCGAAAAATGGGTTGTTGCTCCCAATGCCGCCATCACCGCGAAGCTGAAAGAGTCCCACCCCGATACCCCGGTGATCGGTTTCCCCAAGGGCGCAGGAGCCAAACTGCCGGCCTATGCCCGCGAAACCGGCGTCGACGCGGTCGGCCTTGACGAGACGCTTGATCCGGTCTGGGCGCACCAGAGCCTGCCTTCGGGCATGCCGGTGCAGGGCAATTTCGATCCGCTGTTGCTCGAAGCAGGCGGCCCGGCGCTGGCGGCGCGGGTCAAGACCATCATCGCTGCGTTCGAGGATCGCCCGCATGTCTTCAACCTTGGCCACGGGATCGGGCAATTCACGCCGATTGCGCATGTCGAGGAACTTCTGGCGGCGCTGAGGGGCTAA
- a CDS encoding pyruvate, water dikinase regulatory protein produces the protein MNRLNLHLVSDSTGETLEMIAKAALAQFDNPSVNRHFWPMVRSLQHLDRIVPDLAAHPGLVLYTLVNPETRKRLEEHCRHLGLPAVPVLDQVTAAFEAQLGQEAHGRPGRQHMMDESYFKRVDAIQYTIAHDDGLGHEEWEEADIVLVGVSRSSKTPTSIYLANRGFKVANIPLVVESPPPKALFGLRHPLVVGLTTSPERLVQIRRNRLLSLNEATETAYVDNDRVKAELQFARRMFGDNGWPVIDVTRRSIEETAAAIIRLAQERDRRPTSVDGVDKPI, from the coding sequence ATGAACCGACTCAACCTGCACCTTGTATCGGATTCGACCGGCGAGACGCTGGAAATGATCGCCAAGGCGGCGCTGGCGCAGTTCGACAACCCCAGCGTGAACCGTCATTTCTGGCCGATGGTGCGGTCCTTGCAGCATCTTGACCGGATCGTGCCAGATCTCGCCGCGCATCCGGGTCTGGTGCTTTACACGCTGGTGAACCCGGAGACCCGCAAGCGGCTGGAGGAGCATTGCCGCCATCTTGGTCTGCCTGCCGTCCCGGTGCTCGATCAGGTCACCGCCGCTTTCGAGGCACAGCTCGGGCAAGAGGCGCATGGTCGCCCTGGCCGCCAGCACATGATGGACGAAAGCTATTTCAAGCGCGTCGATGCGATTCAATACACCATCGCCCACGATGATGGCCTCGGGCATGAAGAATGGGAGGAGGCCGACATCGTGCTGGTGGGCGTTTCGCGCTCGTCCAAGACGCCGACGTCGATCTACCTTGCCAATCGCGGGTTCAAGGTCGCCAATATTCCGCTGGTGGTCGAAAGCCCCCCGCCCAAGGCCCTGTTCGGCCTCCGGCATCCGCTGGTAGTGGGTCTGACAACTTCGCCCGAACGGCTGGTGCAGATCAGGCGCAACCGCTTGCTATCGCTGAATGAAGCGACTGAAACCGCCTATGTCGACAATGATCGCGTGAAAGCGGAACTGCAATTTGCGCGGCGGATGTTCGGCGATAATGGCTGGCCGGTGATCGATGTCACGCGTCGCTCGATCGAGGAAACCGCGGCGGCGATAATCCGCCTCGCTCAGGAGCGCGACCGGCGCCCGACAAGCGTTGATGGGGTCGACAAGCCGATATGA
- a CDS encoding Maf family nucleotide pyrophosphatase: MSKSLILASKSASRRAMLDAAGVAYESIPADIDEREVETGLEGAAPAEVAEALAVAKAAAVAALNPGALVLGSDSLVVCNGRRFDKPRSREEAGEHLRFFSGQVMELHSAAALVKDTGCEWSHASIARLHLRDLSDEFIEYYLNLEWPAIGHTVGAFRIEGPGVQLFSAIEGDQFTVLGMPLLPLLGALREEGVLIA; encoded by the coding sequence ATGAGCAAATCCCTGATTCTCGCCAGTAAATCCGCGTCGCGCCGGGCAATGCTCGATGCGGCGGGCGTGGCCTATGAGTCGATCCCTGCCGACATTGACGAACGTGAGGTGGAGACCGGGCTGGAAGGCGCTGCCCCTGCCGAGGTGGCCGAGGCGCTGGCCGTGGCCAAGGCGGCAGCGGTCGCGGCTCTCAATCCGGGCGCGCTGGTGCTGGGATCGGATTCGCTGGTGGTGTGCAATGGCCGCCGCTTCGACAAGCCGCGCAGCCGGGAGGAAGCGGGCGAGCATCTGCGGTTCTTCTCGGGGCAGGTGATGGAGCTCCACTCCGCCGCGGCGCTGGTGAAGGACACAGGGTGCGAATGGAGCCATGCCAGTATCGCCCGCCTGCACCTGCGGGATCTTTCGGACGAATTTATCGAATATTATCTCAACCTTGAATGGCCCGCTATCGGCCACACCGTCGGCGCCTTCCGGATTGAGGGGCCGGGGGTGCAGCTGTTCTCGGCCATCGAGGGCGACCAGTTCACCGTGCTCGGCATGCCGCTGCTGCCCCTGCTCGGCGCTCTGCGCGAGGAAGGGGTTTTGATCGCATGA
- the coaE gene encoding dephospho-CoA kinase (Dephospho-CoA kinase (CoaE) performs the final step in coenzyme A biosynthesis.), whose translation MTKPKIIGLTGSIGMGKSTVAQMFADAGIPVFDADAEVRAMQGPGGKLLPAIEAAFPGSTGPEGVDRDRLGHQVFADKAALARLEAIVHPAVAAKRAAFLEQHADKRAVVFDIPLLFERGGHESVDTIVVVSAPEEVQRARVLARSGMTVEKFEHIYGLQLHDSEKRARADHVIDTGTSLDETRAQVAALIGAI comes from the coding sequence ATGACCAAGCCAAAGATCATCGGCCTCACCGGCTCCATCGGCATGGGCAAATCGACTGTCGCACAGATGTTTGCCGATGCGGGAATCCCTGTGTTTGACGCCGATGCCGAGGTCCGCGCCATGCAGGGGCCAGGGGGCAAACTGCTCCCCGCGATCGAGGCTGCCTTCCCCGGATCGACCGGCCCCGAAGGCGTCGACCGCGACCGGCTCGGCCATCAGGTGTTTGCCGACAAGGCCGCGCTCGCCCGGCTCGAGGCCATCGTCCACCCCGCCGTGGCGGCAAAACGCGCCGCCTTTCTCGAACAGCACGCCGACAAGCGCGCGGTGGTGTTCGACATCCCGTTGCTGTTCGAACGGGGCGGGCATGAGAGCGTCGATACCATCGTCGTCGTCTCCGCGCCCGAGGAGGTGCAACGCGCCCGCGTGCTTGCGCGTTCGGGCATGACCGTGGAAAAATTCGAGCATATCTACGGGTTGCAACTCCACGACTCGGAAAAGCGCGCCCGCGCCGATCATGTCATCGACACCGGGACCAGCCTTGACGAAACCCGCGCACAGGTCGCCGCGCTGATTGGTGCAATTTGA
- the dnaQ gene encoding DNA polymerase III subunit epsilon: MREVIFDTETTGLDPKTGDRMVEIGCIEMVGRVETGRTFHAYFNPERDMPPEAERVHGLSAAFLSTKPRFAETAADLLEFLGDAPLVAHNAGFDFGFLNHELERAGFTTISMERMVDTVAIARRKHPGAKLSLDALCTRYGIDRSHRVKHGALLDAELLAQVYVELTGGRQIGLGLVPSDTPVSDNIGSSAANAPWHRPSADKPRREPRPHVASPEELERHTAFIAGIANAIWTR; encoded by the coding sequence ATGCGTGAGGTCATTTTCGACACCGAAACCACCGGACTCGATCCCAAGACAGGGGACCGGATGGTGGAAATCGGCTGCATCGAAATGGTCGGTCGGGTGGAAACGGGCCGCACTTTTCACGCCTATTTCAACCCCGAACGGGATATGCCGCCCGAAGCTGAACGGGTGCATGGCCTGTCTGCCGCCTTCCTCTCGACCAAGCCGCGTTTTGCGGAAACTGCGGCAGACTTGCTGGAATTTCTCGGTGATGCGCCGCTGGTGGCGCATAATGCCGGGTTCGATTTCGGGTTCCTCAACCACGAGCTTGAACGGGCCGGATTCACCACCATCAGCATGGAGCGCATGGTCGATACCGTCGCCATCGCGCGCAGGAAGCACCCCGGCGCGAAGCTCAGTCTGGATGCGCTTTGCACGCGTTACGGGATCGACCGGAGCCACCGGGTGAAGCACGGCGCGCTGCTTGATGCCGAACTGCTGGCGCAGGTCTATGTCGAGCTGACCGGCGGACGGCAGATCGGGCTGGGGCTCGTCCCCAGCGACACGCCTGTATCCGACAATATCGGATCAAGCGCCGCCAACGCGCCCTGGCACCGGCCTTCCGCCGACAAGCCCCGACGCGAACCTCGCCCCCATGTTGCCAGCCCGGAGGAGCTGGAACGCCATACCGCCTTCATTGCCGGCATCGCCAACGCGATCTGGACCCGCTGA